A genome region from Triticum aestivum cultivar Chinese Spring chromosome 2B, IWGSC CS RefSeq v2.1, whole genome shotgun sequence includes the following:
- the LOC123044125 gene encoding 4-alpha-glucanotransferase DPE1, chloroplastic/amyloplastic, whose product MALARTVPLPQLASASPLPRHRRCRLLLPAMPQARGPPARGIACRAATTTPAAVAAVGVGEDLPEGYEQMMPTVEASQRRRAGVLLHPTSLRGPHGIGDLGDEALAFLDWLHGAGCTLWQVLPLVPPGRKSGEDGSPYSGQDANCGSTLLISLEELVKDGLLMEDELPDPLDMEYVEFDTVANLKEPLIAKAAERLLQSPGELRRQYDEFKKNPDVSGWLEDAALFAAIDNSINAVSWSEWPEPLKDRHPGALKDIYENQKDFIENFMAQQFLFEKQWKRVRSHAQKLGISIMGDMPIYVGYHSADVWANRKSFLLDKNGFPTFVSGVPPDAFSKTGQLWNSPLYDWKSMEADGFAWWVKRIKRALDLYDEFRIDHFRGLAGFWAVPSGSEVAMFGSWRAGPRNAFFDALFKAVGRINIIAEDLGVITEDVVELRKSIGAPGMAVLQFAFGGGPGNPHLPHNHELNQVVYTGTHDNDTAVGWWQSLPEEEKQTVFKYLPQVSNSDVSWALIATALSSVARTSMVTMQDILSLGSSARMNTPATQKGNWKWRIPSCVSFDSLSLEEAKLKELLMLYDRL is encoded by the exons ATGGCGCTCGCGCGAACCGTCCCGCTCCCGCAGCTCGcttcggcctcgcccctcccccggcaccgccgctgccgcctcctccttccCGCAATGCCGCAGGCGCGCGGCCCCCCCGCGCGAGGGATCGCCTGCCGCGCCGCGACGACGACGCCggccgcggtggcggcggtgggCGTCGGGGAGGACCTGCCCGAGGGGTACGAGCAGATGATGCCCACCGTGGAGGCCTCCCAGCGGCGCCGCGCGGGGGTTCTGCTGCACCCGACGTCGCTCCGCGGCCCGCACGGCATCGGCGACCTCGGCGACGAGGCCCTCGCATTCCTCGACTGGCTCCACGGCGCCGGCTGCACGCTCTGGCAG GTTCTTCCACTTGTTCCCCCGGGAAGAAAATCCGGGGAGGATGGTTCTCCTTATTCAGGACAG GATGCAAACTGTGGTAGTACCTTATTGATTTCTCTCGAAGAGCTTGTTAAAGATGGGCTGTTGATGGAAGACGAACTTCCTGATCCTTT AGATATGGAATATGTTGAATTTGACACCGTTGCTAATCTGAAAGAACCTCTTATTGCCAAG GCAGCAGAGAGGCTACTACAGAGCCCTGGAGAGCTCAGAAGGCAGTATGACGAATTCAAGAAAAATCCAGATGTTTCAG GTTGGCTTGAAGATGCTGCACTTTTCGCTGCTATCGACAATAGCATCAATGCAGTGTCCTGGTCTGAGTGGCCTGAACCGCTGAAAGATCGCCATCCTGGAGCCTTGAAAGATATATATGAAAACCAGAAGGACTTT ATAGAAAATTTTATGGCACAACAGTTCTTATTTGAAAAGCAATGGAAACGGGTTCGTTCACATGCACAGAAGCTTGGCATCAGCATAATGGGTGACATGCCAATATATGTTGGCTACCACAGCGCAGATGTTTGGGCAAACAGGAAATCATTTTTGCTG GACAAGAATGGTTTCCCCACATTTGTTAGTGGTGTTCCACCTGATGCGTTCAGTAAAACAGGTCAGTTATGGAACAG CCCATTGTATGACTGGAAATCTATGGAAGCAGATGGCTTTGCATGGTGGGTAAAGAGGATTAAACGTGCCCTTGATTTGTATGATGAGTTCCGTATTGACCATTTCCGCGGTCTTGCTGGTTTTTGGGCAGTTCCTTCAG GATCAGAAGTAGCGATGTTTGGAAGCTGGAGG GCTGGACCAAGGAATGCCTTTTTTGATGCGCTTTTCAAAGCTGTTGGTAGAATAAATATAATCGCAGAAGACCTG GGGGTGATAACTGAAGATGTTGTTGAGTTAAGGAAGTCTATTGGGGCTCCGGGGATGGCAGTTCTTCAGTTCG CTTTTGGTGGTGGTCCTGGCAACCCCCACTTACCTCATAACCATGAATTGAATCAAGTTGTATACACTGGGACACATGATAATGATACA GCTGTTGGCTGGTGGCAAAGCTTACCAGAGGAAGAGAAGCAAACT GTGTTCAAGTATCTACCGCAGGTCAGCAACTCGGATGTCTCTTGGGCGCTAATTGCTACTGCCCTCTCTTCCGTTGCGAGAACTTCCATGGTAACCATGCAGGACATACTCAGCCTTGGCAGCTCTGCTAGGATGAACACTCCAGCTACACAG AAAGGGAATTGGAAATGGAGGATACCAAGCTGTGTCAGCTTCGACAGCCTTAGCCTCGAAGAAGCAAAGCTGAAGGAGTTGCTTATGCTGTACGACCGGCTGTGA